In Flavobacterium hankyongi, the genomic window GAGTTGCATCGGCTTTAATTTCTTTACCATTAAGATATATGCACACCACTGTAGAAATGGTTCATAAAGAAGATGTAGAAAATGTGATTAAATTAATTTATGAAACATTATTAAAGATTGAAAACAACAAATCGTTCTCATATTTTAAATAATCTGAGGGTACTTTTAAAAAAACCATTCATAATCGAATGGTTTTTTTATAACTTTACTTTTATACATACTACTATATGCAATCAAAAGCGACATCAGTAACTGATTATCTAAACGAAATTCCAGAAGAAAGAAAAGCTGCTTTTACTAAACTACGTAACACAATAATAGAAAGTTTACCTAAAGGATTTCAAGAAGGCATGAGATATGGCATGATAGGATATTCGGTTCCTCATTCAATTTATCCAAATGGTTATCATTGCAACCCTAAAGATCCATTACCTTTTGCAGGACTTGCTTCTCAAAAAAATTTCATCGCTTTTTATCATATGGGGATTTATGCAAATCCAGAACTTTTAAATTGGTTTACATCTGAATATCCAAAATATTCTAAGAAAAAGTTGGACATAGGGAAAAGTTGTGTACGATTTAAAAAACCTGAAGACGTTCCGTTTGAATTAATTGGGGAATTGATGACTAAAATGAGTACTCAAGATTGGATTGAAACTTACGAATCTGCTTTTAAGAAATCAAAGTAACTAACATTAACTAAAACTATGAACTATGAGAATTCTAAAAAAAATTATTTTTGTTTTGCTTGCTCTTATCGGAATTTTATTAATAGCAGGATTAGTAATATCAAAAGATTATGCGGTTGAAAGAGAAGTGATGATTAATCAACCTAAAGACAGTGTTTTTAATTATATAAAAATGATGAAAAACCAAGATCATTTTAGTGTTTGGAATATGAAAGATCCTAATTCTAAAAGAAACTTTACGGGAACTGATGGAGAAGTAGGATTTATTTACAGTTGGAACGGAAATGATGATGTAGGAGAAGGTGAGCAAGAAATTAAAAAAATTACACCTGGTGAACGCATCGATATGGAATTACGTTTTAAGCGTCCGATGGTTTCGACTGATTATGCATATTTCACAACTGAATCTCTTTCTCCAGCACAAACTAAAGTAAAATGGGGTTTTAAGGGAGAAATGCCTTATCCTATGAATGGCATAAAATTCATTATGGGGAATATGATAGGGAAACAATTACAAGCTGGTCTAGACAATTTGAAAGCTAATCTAGAAAAGAAATAAAAAATTCCTTTATAAATAAAAAAAGTCCCATGATAGGGACTTTTTTTATTTAATTAAATTTACTTTAGAGCTTGAATAGCATCATTTGCTTTAGATTGTTCAGCATATTTTAGTGCTGTGTAACCTTTTTCATCTTTAGTTTTTTTGTCAGCTCCGTTTTTTAATAAGACTTCAATAATATCTACTCTATTAAAACGTGCTGCAAACATTAGTGGAGTCATTCCATTAGAAGTTTCGTTTACGTCAACTCCATACTCAACAAATTTCTTAACTGCTTCTAAATCTCCTTTAATGATTGCTGCGCACAATGGCGAATTAACACTAGCAAAAATTGTTTTTTCGTGAGAAACACTAACATTTGATGCAAAAGATTGAGTTGCAAAAGCTCCAAGAGCTAAACCTAAAATAACAATTGATTTTTTCATGATGATTGATTTTTGATTAATGATTTATATTAATAGACGTCATATCGAATATTGTGTTACATAAAATTTTTATTATAACATAATTTTAACATTAACGTCTTTACACTTGTACGTTGCAAAGGACAAAAAAACCATGCAAAACGTGGTTAATTAAACTTTAAGATATGTTTGTATTATTTACTCAAAAAAGCAACAACATTGTTTTCAATTCTTTCTTGAATATTACTAACATCTGCTTTTATAAATTTTTCTCCAATGATATTTTCATACAATTCTATATATCTTTCCGATACTGTTTCAATATACTCATCGGTCATTTCTGGAATTTGTTGTCCGTCTTTTCCTTGAAAGCCATTAGCTATTAACCATTGACGTACAAACTCTTTAGATAATTGTTTTTGAGATTCTCCTCTATCCTGACGGTCTTGGTAACCATCTGCATAAAAATAACGAGATGAATCTGGAGTGTGGATTTCATCAATTAAAACTATTTTCCCATCTTTAGTTTTTCCAAATTCATATTTGGTATCTACTAAAATCAATCCTCTTGAAGCTGCAATTTCAGTTCCTCTTTGAAATAAATCTCTTGTATATTTTTCTAATACTAAATAATCTTCTTCCGAAACAATTCCGTGTGCTAAAATATCTTCTCTCGAAATATCTTCATCATGAGTTCCTACAGCAGCTTTTGTAGTTGGAGTAATAATTGGTTGTGGAAATTTATCATTTTCTTTCATTCCTTCTGGCATAGCAACACCACAAAGCACTCTTTTTCCTGTAGCATATTCACGTGCAGCATGCCCCGAAAGATACCCTCGAATTACCATTTCTACTTTAAAAGGCTCACATAAATGACCTATTGCTACACTTGGATCTGGAGTTGCAACCAACCAATTAGGAACGATATCTTCTGTTAATTGCATAAATTTTGTTGCAATCTGATTTAAGATTTGGCCTTTGTATGGAATTCCTTTTGGCATAATCACATCAAATGCCGAAAGTCTATCAGTAGCAATCATCACTAAAAGTTCGTCATTGATATTGTAAACCTCACGCACTTTTCCGTGATAAACTGATTTTTGTCCTGGAAAGTTAAACTGGGTAGAAGTAATAGTATTCATTAATGTTGTGTTGTTGTTTTGTGTCACAAAAGTAATTTATTTTAAATGATTACAAAAACAAAAAGTCACCCGTTTATGAGTGACTTTTTGCAAATAAAAAAACAACTACATATTTATAGACCACACTGAATAACTATTAGGAGGACATTGTATTTTAACCCATTTATCCCCTTGTGTGGTAGGATACCAAGATGAATGCCCAGTAAAATCCTTAATTTGAGCATTTGCCCAGTTAGTTTGTATCCATCTTTCTTGCCATGAAGATGAATTATTTAAATAAACAACTAAACCAACATTTCCGTTATATCCATTACGTCTTGCGATATATTCATCATTATCACTATATAATATAGAGGTTGTTCCCGTTGCTTTATTATTATGAATCCAGATAAGATTGTTTAATTTATTTTTATCTAACCATTCTTCATA contains:
- a CDS encoding phosphoribosylaminoimidazolesuccinocarboxamide synthase, with the translated sequence MNTITSTQFNFPGQKSVYHGKVREVYNINDELLVMIATDRLSAFDVIMPKGIPYKGQILNQIATKFMQLTEDIVPNWLVATPDPSVAIGHLCEPFKVEMVIRGYLSGHAAREYATGKRVLCGVAMPEGMKENDKFPQPIITPTTKAAVGTHDEDISREDILAHGIVSEEDYLVLEKYTRDLFQRGTEIAASRGLILVDTKYEFGKTKDGKIVLIDEIHTPDSSRYFYADGYQDRQDRGESQKQLSKEFVRQWLIANGFQGKDGQQIPEMTDEYIETVSERYIELYENIIGEKFIKADVSNIQERIENNVVAFLSK
- a CDS encoding ankyrin repeat domain-containing protein — its product is MKKSIVILGLALGAFATQSFASNVSVSHEKTIFASVNSPLCAAIIKGDLEAVKKFVEYGVDVNETSNGMTPLMFAARFNRVDIIEVLLKNGADKKTKDEKGYTALKYAEQSKANDAIQALK
- a CDS encoding SRPBCC family protein, yielding MRILKKIIFVLLALIGILLIAGLVISKDYAVEREVMINQPKDSVFNYIKMMKNQDHFSVWNMKDPNSKRNFTGTDGEVGFIYSWNGNDDVGEGEQEIKKITPGERIDMELRFKRPMVSTDYAYFTTESLSPAQTKVKWGFKGEMPYPMNGIKFIMGNMIGKQLQAGLDNLKANLEKK
- a CDS encoding DUF1801 domain-containing protein, with the translated sequence MQSKATSVTDYLNEIPEERKAAFTKLRNTIIESLPKGFQEGMRYGMIGYSVPHSIYPNGYHCNPKDPLPFAGLASQKNFIAFYHMGIYANPELLNWFTSEYPKYSKKKLDIGKSCVRFKKPEDVPFELIGELMTKMSTQDWIETYESAFKKSK